In the genome of Actinomadura graeca, one region contains:
- a CDS encoding TetR/AcrR family transcriptional regulator: MDDPGPRPPGGVRADARRSRARLLAAARTAFAADGVEASFNEIARRAGVGPATLYRHFPRREDLIAAVVGESLDEVTALAGDLLTCTDPVAALRQWITALVDHIRRVRGLADEIARALAVPDSTLGRHCTATLAAARALVTRLQRSDRLRPGLTSDDLVTMATAIAWATDHGAPGDPDARADHLIDMLLHGAVR, from the coding sequence GTGGACGATCCCGGACCGCGTCCGCCCGGCGGCGTGCGGGCGGACGCACGGCGCAGCCGCGCACGCCTGCTGGCCGCCGCGCGCACCGCGTTCGCCGCCGACGGGGTCGAGGCGTCGTTCAACGAGATCGCGCGCCGGGCGGGAGTCGGCCCCGCCACCCTGTACCGGCACTTCCCCCGCCGCGAGGACCTCATCGCCGCGGTGGTCGGCGAGAGCCTCGACGAGGTGACCGCACTGGCCGGGGACCTGCTCACGTGCACCGATCCGGTCGCCGCGCTACGGCAGTGGATCACCGCGCTGGTGGACCACATCCGCCGGGTCCGGGGTCTCGCCGACGAGATCGCGCGGGCCCTCGCCGTCCCCGACAGCACGCTGGGCCGGCACTGCACCGCCACGCTCGCCGCCGCCCGCGCCCTGGTCACCCGCCTCCAGCGGTCCGATCGCCTCCGCCCGGGCCTCACCAGCGATGACCTGGTCACGATGGCCACCGCGATCGCCTGGGCCACCGACCACGGCGCCCCCGGCGATCCGGACGCCCGCGCCGATCACCTCATCGACATGCTGCTCCACGGCGCCGTCCGCTGA
- a CDS encoding alpha/beta hydrolase — MRLRHSILAAGLVGAVLVPASAVTAFAAPGTPHAPSGDVTSPAEQKRVDSVPTPKPAWYKCYGDAECATVRLPLDYDDPKGKTTEIAVLRMKARNAKKRIGSLFVNPGGPGGQGTALAYQSREFLGADVLDRFDIVGFDPRGVGFSSNVTCFTSTRDQTLALAGLSVAFPVGTKEEAAYIKSAKALGKGCSTTGKKLAGAMSTAEVARDMDVLRRAVGDAKLSYLGFSYGTALGQYYANMFPDRLRAVVADGVLNPVSWVGTPKTSDQILDDRLRSADGAYKALKEILIRCGKAGKKKCLFAEFGDPVKNFDVLTKRLKAKPADIDGVKVTYADLIGGALGELYAPDGYQIIDAMVTDLWKATSSTSTAAEAAAARKALAARIAQRRAEVKRRKDTAEKVVAKDFPYENGLDALSSVVCTDGSHPGKAGNWPALTAAADKRAPYFGRAWGWASVQCAGDAWKVRDEDAYTGPFNRRTNAPVLFVGNYYDPATNYDDAVSSSRLLPGSRLLSSNSWGHTAYGTSACVTTGVDGYLVNGTLPPAGKVCVGDVQPFERDTEPAPGTRGPADASAMATQAGTAGTGTKLPPLATRVPPSVLLGTR, encoded by the coding sequence ATGCGCCTGAGACACAGCATTCTCGCGGCCGGCCTGGTCGGCGCGGTGCTCGTGCCCGCCTCGGCCGTCACCGCTTTCGCCGCCCCGGGCACCCCCCACGCCCCGTCCGGCGATGTCACGAGCCCGGCCGAGCAGAAGCGCGTCGACAGTGTGCCCACCCCCAAGCCCGCCTGGTACAAGTGCTACGGCGACGCCGAATGCGCGACCGTCCGGCTGCCCTTGGACTACGACGACCCGAAGGGCAAGACCACCGAGATCGCCGTCCTCAGGATGAAGGCGCGGAACGCCAAGAAGCGGATCGGCAGCCTGTTCGTCAACCCGGGCGGGCCAGGAGGCCAGGGCACCGCCCTGGCCTACCAGTCACGTGAATTCCTCGGCGCGGACGTCCTCGACCGTTTCGACATCGTCGGCTTCGACCCGCGCGGCGTCGGGTTCAGCTCCAACGTCACCTGCTTCACGTCCACCAGGGACCAGACGCTCGCGCTGGCGGGACTGAGCGTTGCGTTCCCGGTCGGGACGAAGGAAGAGGCGGCCTACATCAAGTCGGCGAAGGCGCTCGGCAAGGGCTGCTCGACGACCGGGAAGAAGCTGGCCGGTGCGATGTCGACCGCCGAAGTGGCGCGGGACATGGACGTCCTGCGCCGTGCGGTCGGCGACGCCAAGCTGTCCTACTTGGGCTTCAGCTACGGCACGGCCCTCGGCCAGTACTACGCGAACATGTTCCCCGACCGCCTGCGGGCCGTGGTCGCCGACGGTGTCCTCAACCCCGTCTCCTGGGTCGGCACGCCCAAGACCTCCGACCAGATCCTGGACGACCGGCTGCGTTCCGCCGACGGAGCATATAAGGCGCTGAAGGAAATACTGATCCGCTGCGGCAAGGCGGGCAAGAAGAAGTGCCTGTTCGCGGAATTCGGAGACCCCGTCAAGAACTTCGACGTCCTCACCAAGCGTCTGAAGGCCAAGCCCGCCGACATCGACGGCGTGAAGGTCACCTATGCCGATCTCATCGGCGGCGCCCTCGGTGAGCTGTACGCCCCGGACGGCTACCAGATCATCGACGCGATGGTCACCGACCTGTGGAAGGCGACCTCGTCCACCTCGACGGCGGCGGAGGCGGCCGCGGCGCGTAAGGCCCTCGCCGCCCGCATCGCGCAGCGCCGGGCCGAGGTCAAGCGGCGGAAGGACACCGCGGAGAAGGTCGTCGCCAAGGACTTCCCCTACGAGAACGGCCTCGACGCGCTGAGCAGTGTCGTCTGCACCGACGGCTCGCACCCCGGGAAGGCGGGAAACTGGCCCGCGCTGACGGCGGCGGCCGACAAGCGGGCCCCCTACTTCGGCCGCGCGTGGGGCTGGGCCAGCGTCCAGTGCGCCGGTGACGCCTGGAAGGTCCGCGACGAGGACGCCTACACCGGCCCCTTCAACCGCCGGACGAACGCTCCCGTCCTGTTCGTCGGCAACTACTACGATCCCGCCACGAACTACGACGACGCGGTCTCGTCCAGCAGGCTGCTGCCCGGCAGCCGGCTGCTGTCCAGCAACAGCTGGGGCCACACCGCGTACGGCACCTCGGCGTGCGTGACGACCGGCGTCGACGGCTACCTCGTCAACGGGACGCTGCCGCCCGCGGGCAAGGTGTGCGTCGGCGACGTCCAGCCGTTCGAGCGGGACACGGAACCGGCCCCCGGGACCAGGGGACCGGCGGACGCGAGCGCGATGGCCACCCAGGCGGGCACCGCCGGGACCGGCACGAAGCTGCCGCCGCTGGCGACGCGGGTACCGCCGTCCGTCCTGCTCGGGACGCGATGA
- a CDS encoding TIGR03620 family F420-dependent LLM class oxidoreductase codes for MVMMSLPLRLPATGLWTTGLDLYPPGESAELAAELEELGLGALWLSEGLVHDPFVAAAGLLAATRSLVVGTGIAVIWGRHPHWLRASARALLDARPGRFALGLGVSHAQVVNGVLGLDFQRPLATLRTYLDDLDAPDGMRAMLGLPEAGRPPRVLAALGPRALELARDRADGAITYLVPPEHTARARALLGPDRTLIVEQSVVVGTGHDDARSRAREHIASYLGGPAYRASWQRLGFTDADLEAGGSDRLVDALVAVGEDQVAGRIAAHLAAGADHVCLQALPAEQFTGVPARQWRLLAAIGRPAAA; via the coding sequence ATGGTCATGATGTCGCTGCCGCTGCGCCTGCCCGCGACCGGGCTCTGGACCACCGGGCTGGACCTGTACCCGCCGGGTGAGAGCGCCGAGCTGGCCGCCGAGCTGGAGGAGCTGGGACTCGGCGCGCTGTGGCTCAGCGAAGGGCTCGTCCACGACCCGTTCGTCGCCGCCGCCGGGCTCCTCGCGGCGACCAGGTCGCTCGTGGTCGGAACCGGCATCGCGGTGATCTGGGGCCGGCACCCGCACTGGCTGCGCGCCTCGGCGCGGGCGCTGCTGGACGCCCGCCCCGGCCGGTTCGCGCTCGGCCTGGGCGTCTCCCACGCCCAGGTCGTGAACGGCGTGCTCGGACTGGACTTCCAGCGGCCGCTCGCCACGCTGCGCACCTACCTCGATGACCTCGACGCGCCGGACGGCATGCGCGCCATGCTCGGGCTTCCCGAGGCCGGCAGGCCGCCCCGCGTGCTGGCCGCGCTCGGGCCGCGGGCGCTGGAGCTCGCCCGCGACCGCGCCGACGGAGCGATCACCTACCTCGTCCCCCCGGAGCACACCGCGCGGGCCCGCGCGCTGCTCGGCCCCGACCGGACGCTCATCGTCGAGCAGTCGGTGGTCGTCGGCACCGGTCACGACGACGCCCGGTCGAGGGCCCGCGAGCATATCGCCTCCTATCTGGGCGGCCCCGCCTACCGGGCCAGCTGGCAACGGCTCGGGTTCACCGACGCCGACCTCGAAGCCGGGGGAAGCGACAGGCTCGTGGACGCGCTGGTGGCCGTCGGCGAGGACCAGGTGGCCGGCCGGATCGCCGCCCACCTGGCCGCGGGCGCCGACCATGTCTGCTTGCAGGCCCTGCCCGCCGAGCAGTTCACGGGCGTGCCCGCCCGGCAGTGGCGGCTGCTCGCCGCCATCGGACGGCCGGCGGCCGCCTGA
- a CDS encoding VOC family protein, protein MDNVAIVVDDLDAAVAFFAELGMELEGRGRIEGVWADLTVGLDGVRSEIAMMRTPDGHGKLELTKYHDPAASSAEPKVPPPNTLGLHRVMFAVDDIDDTIARLRAHGAELLGEVARFENMFRLCYLRGPAGIIVALAEEIG, encoded by the coding sequence ATGGACAACGTCGCCATCGTCGTTGACGACCTGGACGCGGCGGTCGCCTTCTTCGCCGAGCTCGGCATGGAACTGGAGGGCAGGGGGCGGATCGAAGGCGTCTGGGCGGATCTCACCGTCGGTCTCGACGGGGTCCGGAGTGAGATCGCCATGATGCGGACCCCGGACGGCCACGGCAAGCTGGAGCTGACCAAGTACCACGACCCGGCGGCGTCCAGCGCCGAGCCGAAGGTCCCGCCGCCCAACACGCTGGGCCTGCATCGCGTCATGTTCGCCGTCGACGACATCGACGACACCATCGCCCGCCTGCGCGCCCACGGCGCCGAACTCCTCGGCGAGGTCGCGCGGTTCGAGAACATGTTCCGGCTCTGCTACCTCCGCGGCCCCGCGGGGATCATCGTCGCCCTGGCCGAAGAGATCGGCTGA